In Triticum urartu cultivar G1812 chromosome 6, Tu2.1, whole genome shotgun sequence, the following proteins share a genomic window:
- the LOC125514676 gene encoding uncharacterized protein LOC125514676 isoform X2, which produces MKSEAAARRRRQHGSSARGRRRREDFNSGRVDCRPLQHLSTRRTGIIFLLFPFCPEINFQPLLTSVPIVLQVPIKGMEQGESVSLPVFIQDMSPILLRTTTPGHTGQRQPRPFLSPQSQRLIFRLIELLFEEIPVRCFRQIRRVHIMVCLQSERPFFSSRIQESPDRTRAQMCQNVNSMGLLIRDMIIYQRDQGGRAGKPSVLPREVKHLINLMLLPDPIRMKVPIQYHSCLVPIEYRGFLFTIEYQFIMDVLRYADREGFRYVLRGLEPVGDWSVNVRNSNRYLQQFFNKCPVLSMKKFRLKGLLQLYTAPNCNLLKSRSKPS; this is translated from the exons ATGAAGTCCGAGGCTGCCGCTCGCCGGCGGCGGCAACATGGATCAAGCGCACGGGGGAGGCGTCGGCGGGAAGATTTCAACTCAGGGCGCGTCGATTGCCGGCCGCTCCAACATCTATCCACCCGCCGGACGGGAATTATCTTTCTCCTCTTTCCATTCTGCCCGGAGATCAATTTTCAACCGCTACTAACCTCGGTGCCCATTGTTCTGCAG GTACCCATCAAAGGGATGGAGCAAGGCGAATCCGTATCCCTGCCGGTCTTCATCCAGGATATGTCCCCCATTCTTCTGAGAACTACCACGCCTGGCCATACGGGGCAAAGGCAACCTAGGCCCTTCCTGTCGCCCCAGTCGCAACGGCTAATCTTTAGGCTTATCGAGCTCCTGTTCGAGGAGATCCCTGTCCGCTGTTTTAGGCAAATAAGGCGAGTGCATATAATGGTATGCCTGCAATCAGAAAGGCCATTCTTCTCTTCCCGCATTCAGGAGTCACCTGATCGGACTCGTGCTCAGATGTGCCAGAACGTGAACTCCATGGGTCTCCTAATTCGGGACATGATCATTTATCAGCGGGATCAAGGGGGGAGGGCTGGCAAACCTTCTGTACTGCCAAGGGAggtcaagcatttgatcaatctGATGTTATTGCCTGACCCGATACGAATGAAGGTCCCAATCCAGTATCACAGCTGTCTGGTACCGATAGAGTACAGGGGTTTCCTGTTTACAATTGAATATCAGTTCATCATGGATGTGCTGAGGTATGCTGACAGAGAAGGGTTTCGCTATGTTCTCAGAGGTTTGGAGCCAGTGGGCGACTGGTCTGTGAATGTCCGCAATTCAAATAGATACCTCCAGCAGTTCTTCAACAA GTGCCCTGTTTTGTCAATGAAGAAATTTAGATTAAAGGGTTTGTTGCAACTCTACACAGCCCCAAATTGCAACTTGCTCAAGAGTAGAAGCAAGCCATCTTGA
- the LOC125514676 gene encoding uncharacterized protein LOC125514676 isoform X1, producing MKSEAAARRRRQHGSSARGRRRREDFNSGRVDCRPLQHLSTRRTGIIFLLFPFCPEINFQPLLTSVPIVLQVPIKGMEQGESVSLPVFIQDMSPILLRTTTPGHTGQRQPRPFLSPQSQRLIFRLIELLFEEIPVRCFRQIRRVHIMVCLQSERPFFSSRIQESPDRTRAQMCQNVNSMGLLIRDMIIYQRDQGGRAGKPSVLPREVKHLINLMLLPDPIRMKVPIQYHSCLVPIEYRGFLFTIEYQFIMDVLRYADREGFRYVLRGLEPVGDWSVNVRNSNRYLQQFFNKGRYDPNGLRFQSNPILEPLDYNRNVPSHTLEGLVSRRDINGMRFTRATINRALYFEFEMVLANMLVGLHRLGHLHHLGLAVFFHTRCILMDLYIASLKPAWIHVYISSEPCL from the exons ATGAAGTCCGAGGCTGCCGCTCGCCGGCGGCGGCAACATGGATCAAGCGCACGGGGGAGGCGTCGGCGGGAAGATTTCAACTCAGGGCGCGTCGATTGCCGGCCGCTCCAACATCTATCCACCCGCCGGACGGGAATTATCTTTCTCCTCTTTCCATTCTGCCCGGAGATCAATTTTCAACCGCTACTAACCTCGGTGCCCATTGTTCTGCAG GTACCCATCAAAGGGATGGAGCAAGGCGAATCCGTATCCCTGCCGGTCTTCATCCAGGATATGTCCCCCATTCTTCTGAGAACTACCACGCCTGGCCATACGGGGCAAAGGCAACCTAGGCCCTTCCTGTCGCCCCAGTCGCAACGGCTAATCTTTAGGCTTATCGAGCTCCTGTTCGAGGAGATCCCTGTCCGCTGTTTTAGGCAAATAAGGCGAGTGCATATAATGGTATGCCTGCAATCAGAAAGGCCATTCTTCTCTTCCCGCATTCAGGAGTCACCTGATCGGACTCGTGCTCAGATGTGCCAGAACGTGAACTCCATGGGTCTCCTAATTCGGGACATGATCATTTATCAGCGGGATCAAGGGGGGAGGGCTGGCAAACCTTCTGTACTGCCAAGGGAggtcaagcatttgatcaatctGATGTTATTGCCTGACCCGATACGAATGAAGGTCCCAATCCAGTATCACAGCTGTCTGGTACCGATAGAGTACAGGGGTTTCCTGTTTACAATTGAATATCAGTTCATCATGGATGTGCTGAGGTATGCTGACAGAGAAGGGTTTCGCTATGTTCTCAGAGGTTTGGAGCCAGTGGGCGACTGGTCTGTGAATGTCCGCAATTCAAATAGATACCTCCAGCAGTTCTTCAACAA AGGGAGGTATGATCCGAATGGTCTCAGGTTCCAGAGCAACCCGATTCTGGAGCCCTTGGACTATAATCGTAACGTGCCAAGCCACACCCTCGAGGGGTTGGTGTCAAGGCGAGATATTAATGGAATGCGCTTTACGCGGGCCACTATTAATAGGGCCTTGTACTTCGAGTTTGAGATGGTCCTGGCCAACATGTTGGTTGGTCTGCATAGACTtggacatcttcatcatcttggTTTGGCTGTTTTTTTCCATACTAGGTGCATACTCATGGACCTATATATAGCTTCTCTTAAACCGGCATGGATACATGTGTATATATCCTCTGAACCGTGCCTGTAG